From the genome of Parazoarcus communis, one region includes:
- the xdhC gene encoding xanthine dehydrogenase accessory protein XdhC: protein MTAGRLLDHLAASLCAGEPMVWIGVAETRGSAPRAPGARMLVGMGSSFGTIGGGHLELRAIEIARGMIVDDAAGLATAPRIERFPLGASVGQCCGGVVHLAFDVVRPTERAWVEQARALAHEDIDWVRILSLGGAPVQVASLASLRADSRHPALAASAAGLATLAGDSAMICCDSLGGERHVIELVRPAELHLALFGAGHVGRALIEVLARLPIRVTWIDPRESEFLAWMPQNTRPVLTDMPEAEVRHQPANTAVLITTHSHALDLELVRTWLDRGDFGFLGLIGSTSKRASFEARLRARGYTEAQLSRIVSPVGDPAVVGKEPEVIAIAIAAQLMSLRSKPQNVRHIRQDHPAKACTTP, encoded by the coding sequence ATGACTGCCGGACGCCTGCTCGATCATCTGGCCGCCAGCCTCTGCGCCGGCGAGCCCATGGTGTGGATCGGCGTCGCGGAGACACGCGGCTCGGCACCGCGCGCCCCGGGCGCCCGCATGCTGGTCGGCATGGGCTCGAGCTTCGGCACCATCGGCGGCGGTCACCTCGAACTGCGTGCCATCGAAATTGCGCGCGGCATGATCGTCGATGACGCTGCCGGTCTTGCGACCGCGCCCAGAATCGAGCGCTTTCCGCTTGGGGCCAGCGTCGGCCAGTGCTGCGGCGGTGTGGTGCATCTTGCCTTCGACGTCGTTCGCCCGACTGAGCGTGCATGGGTCGAACAGGCACGCGCACTGGCGCACGAGGACATCGATTGGGTGCGCATCCTCAGCCTCGGGGGCGCGCCCGTGCAGGTCGCCAGCCTCGCCAGCCTGCGCGCCGACAGCCGCCATCCTGCGCTCGCCGCCAGTGCGGCCGGGCTCGCCACCCTTGCCGGCGACAGCGCCATGATCTGCTGCGACAGCCTTGGCGGCGAGCGCCACGTCATCGAACTCGTGCGCCCGGCGGAGCTGCACCTGGCCTTGTTCGGTGCGGGCCATGTCGGCCGCGCACTGATCGAAGTCCTCGCCCGCCTGCCGATCCGCGTCACCTGGATCGACCCGCGCGAGTCGGAGTTTCTGGCCTGGATGCCGCAGAATACGCGCCCCGTCCTGACCGACATGCCGGAAGCCGAAGTGCGACACCAACCTGCCAACACCGCCGTGCTGATCACCACGCACAGCCATGCGCTGGACCTGGAACTGGTGCGGACCTGGCTCGACCGCGGCGACTTCGGCTTTCTCGGCCTCATCGGCTCGACCTCCAAGCGCGCCAGCTTCGAAGCCAGGCTGCGCGCCCGCGGCTACACCGAAGCGCAACTCTCCCGCATCGTCAGCCCGGTCGGCGACCCCGCCGTCGTCGGCAAGGAACCCGAAGTCATCGCCATCGCGATTGCCGCGCAGCTCATGAGCCTGCGCAGCAAGCCACAGAACGTCCGGCACATCCGGCAAGATCATCCAGCCAAGGCATGCACGACACCATGA
- a CDS encoding HNH endonuclease — protein sequence MLIEHGATLLGPDGLAIHEDGQHPWILSLDMNGAPYRWISWQAACHYHARDLVAWSIGDHSFSFLGGTSRLTGQRSQITTQSIIAIKGRTQRPAALTKVPPLSNRELFRRDQFLCAYCGHRLPGSQLTRDHVMPVSRGGRDVWMNVVTACRPCNQRKSGRTPEQARMALLYAPYVPNKAEYLILCNRHILADQMDFLTRHLPRQSRLLAID from the coding sequence GTGCTGATCGAACATGGAGCGACGCTGCTGGGCCCGGACGGATTGGCCATTCATGAGGATGGCCAGCATCCGTGGATCCTGTCGCTCGACATGAACGGTGCCCCCTATCGCTGGATCTCGTGGCAGGCTGCATGTCACTACCATGCGCGTGATCTCGTGGCCTGGAGCATTGGCGACCATTCCTTCAGCTTCCTCGGCGGCACCTCGCGTCTCACCGGACAACGATCGCAGATCACCACCCAGAGCATCATCGCCATCAAGGGACGCACGCAGCGCCCGGCGGCGCTCACCAAGGTGCCTCCACTCAGCAACCGCGAACTGTTCCGGCGCGATCAGTTCCTCTGCGCCTACTGCGGACATCGCCTGCCGGGCAGCCAGCTCACCCGCGATCACGTGATGCCGGTTTCCCGCGGCGGCCGCGACGTGTGGATGAACGTGGTCACAGCCTGCCGGCCCTGCAACCAGCGCAAGAGCGGACGCACCCCCGAACAGGCGAGAATGGCGCTGCTTTATGCGCCCTATGTGCCGAACAAGGCCGAGTACCTGATTTTGTGCAATCGCCACATACTTGCTGACCAGATGGATTTCCTGACCCGTCATCTCCCGCGTCAGAGCAGGCTTCTCGCCATAGACTGA
- a CDS encoding sulfotransferase family protein has translation MMNTSTLPNEADMRGSRLIIVGGAPRSGTSLFQSMMDSHSDVYGGPEFDHLTDIVNLRNRLQQGLQYGRITHFVDAAQIDDAMGQMVESLLYPVADRHGVSRLSEKTPMNVLVFKDLMTILPGAKFVHVIRDPRAVIMSMYQVAKRIDQAGQTRPPFLSNLEAMALYINQCVHAGVEACGSQAARAIIVRYEDLLSRTEDTMMNLLDFLGLADDRAVLNPGKVAHESASLLKDGSDPWAGGRRTYTDPERENQDKWREDLDPNSIEVLNRLFSAAPVYAALGYNFD, from the coding sequence ATGATGAACACCTCGACTCTTCCCAACGAGGCTGACATGCGAGGTAGCCGCTTGATTATCGTCGGTGGCGCGCCGCGATCGGGCACCAGCCTGTTCCAATCCATGATGGACTCGCACAGTGATGTCTATGGCGGGCCCGAGTTTGATCACCTGACCGACATCGTCAACTTGCGCAACCGCCTGCAGCAGGGCTTGCAGTATGGTCGCATCACGCACTTCGTTGATGCGGCGCAGATCGATGACGCCATGGGGCAAATGGTGGAGTCCCTGCTCTATCCCGTCGCGGATCGCCATGGGGTCAGCCGGCTCTCCGAAAAAACACCGATGAATGTCCTTGTCTTCAAGGACCTGATGACGATACTGCCTGGCGCAAAATTCGTGCATGTCATACGCGACCCGCGTGCAGTCATCATGTCCATGTATCAGGTCGCCAAGCGCATTGACCAGGCCGGACAAACGCGGCCGCCCTTCCTGAGCAACCTGGAAGCAATGGCCTTGTATATCAATCAGTGCGTGCATGCCGGCGTTGAAGCCTGCGGGAGTCAAGCCGCCCGCGCGATCATCGTGCGCTATGAAGATCTGCTCAGCCGTACCGAGGACACGATGATGAATCTGCTGGACTTCCTCGGCCTGGCTGATGATCGTGCCGTATTGAACCCCGGGAAGGTGGCGCACGAAAGCGCGAGCCTGTTGAAGGACGGTTCCGACCCATGGGCCGGCGGGCGCAGAACGTATACCGATCCAGAGCGTGAGAATCAGGACAAGTGGCGCGAGGATCTTGACCCAAACTCAATCGAAGTACTCAACCGTCTCTTTTCCGCTGCTCCGGTTTACGCTGCACTGGGCTACAACTTCGATTGA
- the xdhA gene encoding xanthine dehydrogenase small subunit, whose product MTTAELHFLLDGRDIRLHQVSPTTTLLNWLREDEGRTGTKEGCAEGDCGACTVVVAEARDGELVWRSVNACIQFLPTLHGKALFTVESLRAAKGGGSVHGGIRGMGESLRAAKGGLHPAQAAMVSCHGSQCGFCTPGFVMSLFGLYQTEAAPDGDAVADALSGNLCRCTGYRPIVDAAQEMYRLPAPDGELPAPQWQNATDPAAQALLDRLVRMNADDATLDIVHAEGRFTAPRGLDELASCVATHPDATILAGSTDVGLWVTKQFRALPHLIYLGRARELTRISETDGWLEIAAAVTLEDAFEAILPHYPELTELWRRFASRPIRNAGTLCGNIANGSPIGDSMPALIAIGAEVVLRHGDRTRALPLEALYLGYQKKDLAPGEFVQCVRIPLARGPLDEHLFRAWKISKRQDQDISAVFAGFSIIHHHGIVSSARLAFGGMAATPKRASHAEAALIGRPFDAATLSDARAALALDFQPLSDMRASAEYRMNVAQNLLTRLHHELAGHPTRIDSVEADHAQH is encoded by the coding sequence ATGACGACAGCAGAACTTCATTTCCTCCTCGACGGTCGCGACATCCGGCTGCATCAGGTCAGCCCGACAACGACGCTGCTCAACTGGTTGCGCGAAGACGAGGGACGCACCGGCACCAAGGAAGGCTGTGCCGAAGGCGACTGTGGCGCCTGTACCGTGGTCGTTGCCGAAGCACGTGACGGCGAGCTGGTCTGGCGCAGTGTCAACGCCTGCATCCAGTTCCTGCCCACCCTGCACGGCAAGGCTTTATTCACGGTGGAAAGCCTGCGCGCGGCCAAGGGCGGCGGATCGGTGCATGGGGGCATCCGTGGCATGGGGGAAAGCCTGCGCGCGGCCAAGGGCGGGTTGCACCCGGCCCAGGCGGCAATGGTGAGCTGCCATGGCTCTCAGTGCGGGTTCTGCACACCGGGCTTCGTGATGTCGCTGTTCGGGCTGTACCAGACCGAGGCCGCACCTGACGGTGACGCCGTGGCCGACGCGCTGTCCGGCAACCTGTGCCGCTGCACCGGCTACCGCCCGATCGTGGATGCCGCACAGGAAATGTATCGGCTGCCTGCACCCGACGGCGAGTTGCCTGCGCCACAGTGGCAGAACGCAACCGACCCCGCGGCACAGGCCCTGCTCGACCGTCTCGTGCGCATGAATGCGGACGACGCCACACTCGACATCGTCCATGCGGAGGGCCGCTTCACCGCGCCGCGCGGCCTCGATGAACTTGCCAGCTGCGTCGCCACCCACCCGGACGCGACCATTCTCGCCGGCAGCACCGACGTCGGCCTGTGGGTCACCAAGCAGTTCCGCGCCCTTCCGCACCTGATCTATCTTGGCCGGGCACGCGAACTCACGCGCATTTCCGAAACCGACGGCTGGCTCGAAATTGCCGCCGCCGTGACGCTGGAAGACGCCTTCGAGGCCATCCTCCCGCACTACCCCGAACTCACCGAACTCTGGCGCCGCTTTGCCTCACGCCCGATCCGCAACGCCGGCACGCTGTGCGGCAACATCGCCAACGGCAGCCCCATCGGCGACTCGATGCCGGCACTGATCGCCATTGGCGCCGAGGTGGTGCTGCGCCACGGCGATCGCACCCGTGCGCTGCCGCTCGAAGCGCTCTATCTGGGTTATCAGAAGAAGGATCTTGCACCGGGCGAATTCGTGCAGTGCGTCAGGATTCCCCTCGCTCGCGGCCCCCTCGATGAACACCTGTTCCGCGCCTGGAAGATCTCCAAGCGTCAGGACCAGGACATCTCGGCGGTGTTCGCAGGCTTCTCGATCATTCATCATCACGGCATCGTCAGCAGCGCACGGCTCGCCTTCGGCGGCATGGCCGCAACGCCCAAGCGCGCCAGCCACGCGGAAGCCGCGCTCATCGGCCGCCCCTTCGATGCTGCGACCCTGAGCGATGCCCGCGCCGCGCTCGCACTCGACTTTCAGCCGCTGTCCGACATGCGTGCGTCTGCCGAATACCGCATGAACGTCGCGCAGAACCTGCTCACCCGCCTGCACCATGAACTCGCAGGTCATCCGACCCGCATCGACAGCGTGGAGGCCGATCATGCGCAGCACTGA
- a CDS encoding ABC transporter permease, with product MDASLFTSMLFATVVAGTPLIIVSLGLLVNEKAGVLNLGAEGMMAMGAVAAFAVTHHTGSPWLGVLAGMGAGMAVSLVFGLLTLTLQANQVASGLALAIFGVGLSAFIGKPFESIALPAVPPIRIPFIADLPLIGEALYNQQALVYLSWAMFWAVVWFLYRSRAGLVLRAVGESPASAHAIGHPVILIRYLAVLFGGAMAGIGGAFLSVFYTPMWVEGMVAGRGWIALALVVFATWRPLRVMVGAYLFGGVMITQLFIQGSGMQIDFPAQFLSSLPYWATIIVLVVISRNVNTIRLNSPMSLGKPFRAEG from the coding sequence ATGGACGCTTCGCTCTTCACCTCGATGCTGTTTGCCACCGTCGTGGCCGGCACCCCGCTGATCATCGTGTCACTCGGCCTGCTGGTCAATGAAAAGGCCGGCGTGCTCAACCTCGGCGCCGAAGGCATGATGGCCATGGGCGCGGTCGCCGCCTTCGCCGTCACCCACCACACCGGCAGCCCCTGGCTGGGCGTGCTCGCCGGCATGGGTGCGGGCATGGCGGTATCGCTCGTATTCGGTCTGCTCACCCTCACGCTGCAGGCCAACCAGGTGGCGTCCGGGCTCGCGCTGGCGATCTTCGGCGTCGGTCTGTCGGCCTTCATCGGCAAACCTTTCGAGTCGATCGCCCTGCCGGCGGTGCCGCCGATTCGCATCCCCTTCATCGCCGACCTGCCGCTGATCGGCGAGGCCCTCTACAACCAGCAGGCGCTGGTCTATCTGTCGTGGGCGATGTTCTGGGCCGTGGTGTGGTTCCTCTACCGCAGCCGCGCCGGCCTGGTGCTGCGCGCCGTGGGCGAATCCCCCGCCTCGGCGCACGCCATCGGTCATCCGGTCATCCTCATCCGTTATCTCGCAGTGCTCTTCGGCGGCGCCATGGCCGGCATCGGCGGCGCCTTCCTGTCGGTGTTCTACACGCCGATGTGGGTCGAAGGCATGGTCGCCGGTCGCGGCTGGATCGCACTCGCGCTGGTCGTGTTCGCCACCTGGCGCCCGCTGCGGGTCATGGTCGGCGCCTATCTGTTCGGCGGCGTCATGATCACCCAGCTCTTCATCCAGGGCTCTGGCATGCAGATCGACTTTCCCGCGCAGTTCCTGTCGTCGCTGCCTTATTGGGCGACGATCATCGTGCTGGTGGTGATCTCGCGCAATGTGAACACCATCCGGCTGAATTCACCGATGTCGCTGGGCAAGCCTTTCCGGGCCGAGGGCTAG
- the xdhB gene encoding xanthine dehydrogenase molybdopterin binding subunit gives MRSTEARGSAGAALPHESAVLHVTGSATYIDDLPELRRTLHAAIGLATEAHARILSIDLSAVRAAPGVVCVLTADDIPGLNDFGPVVHDDPIFATEEVQFHGQALFAVLAEDMRAARAATRLAKVEYDRLPALLGIDEALEAGTRVLPDVSLRQGDVDTAIGAAPHQLEGTVRHGGQDHFYLETHIAYVIPQEDRTFKVHSSSQHPGEVQLQVAHALGLEAKDVTVECRRMGGGFGGKESQPGQIAAIAAIGALRTGRPVKLRLDRDDDMVLTGKRHDFRIDWHVGFDDEGRILGVRFRQSTRAGYSADLTGAIADRAMFHADNAYFLPSVAIDSHRCKTHTVSNTAFRGFGGPQGMFGIEEVIDAIARKLGRDPLDVRKLNYYGTTERNTTHYGQVIEDNVIHEMTAELEAGCDYRARREAIREWNASSPVVRRGIALTPVKFGISFTATHLNQAGALLNVYTDGTVLLNHGGTEMGQGLFTKVAQVVARELQIDIDRIRVTASDTARVPNASATAASSGADLNGKAAQDAARKIKARLTEFAAAKYAVREDQVEFRANQIQAGTTVVSFAELVHAAWMARVSLSATGYYRTPKIAYDRETLSGRPFYYYAYGVACSEVAIDTLTGESKVLRTDILHDAGQSLNPAIDIGQVEGGFIQGMGWLTMEELHWDASGRLRTHAPSTYKIPAVSDVPKIFNVRLWDRAINVEDSIFRSKAVGEPPFMLALSVWHAIKDAVAASADYRVTPMLNAPATAEEILCSVDDARQRAHTP, from the coding sequence ATGCGCAGCACTGAAGCACGCGGCAGCGCCGGCGCTGCCCTCCCCCACGAATCGGCAGTGCTGCACGTCACCGGCAGCGCCACCTATATAGACGACCTGCCCGAACTGCGACGCACGCTGCATGCGGCAATCGGACTCGCGACCGAAGCACATGCCCGCATCCTCAGCATCGACCTGTCGGCCGTCCGCGCGGCACCGGGTGTGGTCTGTGTGCTCACCGCAGACGACATTCCCGGCCTCAACGATTTCGGCCCTGTCGTGCATGACGACCCGATCTTCGCAACCGAAGAAGTGCAGTTTCATGGCCAGGCGCTGTTCGCTGTGCTTGCCGAAGACATGCGCGCCGCCCGCGCCGCCACCCGTCTTGCCAAGGTCGAATACGACCGCCTGCCCGCGCTGCTCGGCATCGACGAAGCGCTCGAAGCCGGCACCCGGGTGCTGCCCGACGTCAGCCTCCGGCAGGGCGATGTCGATACGGCCATCGGCGCCGCGCCGCATCAACTCGAAGGCACCGTGCGCCACGGCGGGCAGGATCACTTCTACCTCGAAACCCATATCGCCTACGTCATCCCGCAGGAAGACCGGACCTTCAAGGTGCATTCGTCTAGCCAGCACCCGGGCGAAGTCCAGTTGCAGGTCGCCCACGCGCTCGGCCTGGAGGCCAAGGACGTCACCGTCGAATGCCGGCGCATGGGCGGCGGCTTCGGCGGCAAGGAAAGCCAGCCCGGGCAGATCGCCGCGATTGCCGCCATCGGCGCGCTGCGCACCGGGCGCCCGGTCAAGCTGCGCCTCGACCGCGACGACGACATGGTGCTCACCGGCAAGCGCCACGACTTCCGCATCGACTGGCATGTCGGTTTCGACGACGAGGGCCGCATTCTCGGCGTGCGTTTCCGCCAATCCACCCGTGCCGGCTATTCGGCCGACCTCACCGGTGCGATTGCCGACCGCGCGATGTTCCATGCCGACAACGCCTACTTCCTGCCCAGCGTCGCGATCGACTCCCACCGCTGCAAGACCCATACGGTATCGAACACCGCGTTTCGTGGCTTCGGCGGGCCGCAGGGCATGTTCGGCATCGAGGAAGTGATCGACGCCATTGCGCGCAAGCTCGGGCGCGACCCGCTCGACGTGCGCAAGCTCAACTACTACGGCACCACCGAGCGCAACACCACGCACTACGGCCAGGTCATCGAAGACAACGTGATCCACGAGATGACGGCTGAACTCGAAGCCGGCTGCGACTATCGCGCCCGCCGCGAAGCCATCCGCGAGTGGAACGCGAGCAGCCCGGTTGTCCGCCGCGGCATCGCCCTCACCCCGGTCAAGTTCGGCATCTCCTTCACCGCCACCCACCTCAACCAGGCCGGAGCACTGCTCAACGTGTATACCGACGGCACAGTGCTGCTCAACCACGGCGGCACCGAAATGGGCCAGGGCTTGTTTACCAAGGTGGCACAGGTCGTGGCACGCGAACTGCAGATCGACATCGACCGCATCCGCGTCACCGCCTCCGATACCGCGCGCGTGCCCAACGCCTCGGCCACTGCAGCGTCGAGCGGTGCCGACCTCAACGGCAAGGCGGCACAGGACGCTGCACGCAAGATCAAGGCACGGCTCACCGAATTTGCTGCGGCCAAGTACGCCGTGCGCGAAGACCAGGTCGAGTTCCGCGCCAATCAGATCCAAGCCGGCACCACCGTCGTCAGCTTTGCCGAGCTTGTGCATGCGGCGTGGATGGCGCGCGTCTCGCTGTCCGCGACCGGCTACTACCGCACGCCGAAGATCGCCTACGACCGCGAAACCCTGTCGGGCCGCCCGTTCTATTACTACGCCTACGGGGTTGCGTGCAGCGAGGTGGCCATCGACACGCTGACTGGCGAGTCGAAAGTGCTGCGCACCGACATCCTGCACGACGCCGGCCAGTCGCTGAACCCGGCGATCGATATCGGCCAGGTCGAAGGCGGCTTCATTCAGGGCATGGGCTGGCTGACCATGGAAGAGCTGCACTGGGACGCAAGCGGACGCCTGCGCACCCATGCGCCCTCCACCTACAAGATTCCGGCGGTCTCCGATGTCCCCAAGATCTTCAACGTCCGCCTGTGGGATCGCGCCATCAACGTCGAAGACTCAATTTTCCGCTCCAAGGCCGTCGGCGAGCCACCCTTCATGCTTGCGCTGTCGGTCTGGCATGCGATCAAGGACGCGGTGGCTGCGTCAGCCGACTACCGCGTCACCCCGATGCTCAACGCGCCGGCCACCGCCGAAGAGATCCTGTGCAGCGTGGACGACGCCCGTCAGCGGGCCCACACGCCATGA
- a CDS encoding ABC transporter permease, whose protein sequence is MLRLEPRAEVSRLMSYLSPVLAAVLTLIAGMAVFSSLGKDPVEGLRLFLISPVKDLYGVSELLLKATPLMLCAIGLAVGFRANVWNIGAEGQFMLGTVGATGMALYFQESDSSLVLPAMVLAGAAAGAAWAAIPALLKTKFNANEILVSLMLVYVAQLFVSWLVFGPWKDPDGFNFPQTAMFADHALLPILVEGTRLHAGFLIALTALVAGYAFMNRSYTGFKMRVAGEAAEAARYAGFSANRMIWIGLLTGGAAAGIAGMSEVAGPMGQLTDKVNLGYGFAAIIVAFVGRLNPFGILLASLLMALLYIGGEQVQQYMNLPSSISLVFQGLLLFFLLGSDVFIHYRLKFGRVAA, encoded by the coding sequence ATGCTCAGGCTTGAACCCCGCGCCGAAGTCTCGCGCCTGATGAGCTATCTGTCGCCAGTGCTGGCGGCCGTGCTCACACTGATCGCAGGCATGGCCGTCTTCTCCTCGCTGGGCAAGGATCCGGTCGAAGGTCTGCGCCTGTTCCTGATCAGCCCGGTCAAGGACCTCTACGGCGTTTCCGAACTGCTGCTCAAGGCCACGCCGCTGATGCTGTGCGCCATCGGTCTCGCAGTGGGCTTCCGCGCCAACGTATGGAACATCGGCGCCGAGGGGCAATTCATGCTCGGCACCGTCGGTGCGACCGGCATGGCCCTGTACTTTCAGGAGTCCGACAGCAGCCTCGTGCTGCCCGCAATGGTGCTCGCAGGTGCGGCCGCCGGCGCAGCCTGGGCCGCCATCCCTGCCCTGCTGAAAACGAAGTTCAACGCCAACGAGATTCTGGTGTCGCTGATGCTGGTCTACGTGGCGCAGCTGTTCGTGTCCTGGCTGGTGTTCGGGCCATGGAAAGACCCGGACGGCTTCAACTTTCCGCAGACGGCAATGTTTGCCGACCATGCGCTGCTGCCGATTCTTGTTGAAGGCACACGCCTGCACGCGGGCTTCCTGATCGCACTCACCGCGCTGGTCGCCGGCTACGCCTTCATGAACCGCAGCTACACCGGCTTCAAGATGCGGGTCGCAGGCGAAGCGGCCGAGGCCGCGCGCTATGCGGGCTTCTCTGCCAACCGCATGATCTGGATCGGCCTGCTCACCGGCGGTGCCGCTGCCGGCATTGCGGGCATGAGCGAAGTGGCCGGCCCGATGGGGCAGCTCACCGACAAGGTCAACCTGGGCTACGGCTTTGCCGCCATCATCGTGGCCTTCGTCGGCCGCCTCAACCCCTTCGGCATCCTGCTTGCCAGTCTGCTGATGGCGCTGCTGTACATCGGCGGCGAGCAGGTGCAGCAGTACATGAACCTGCCCAGCTCCATCTCGCTGGTGTTCCAGGGCCTGCTGCTGTTCTTCCTGCTGGGTTCGGACGTATTCATCCACTACCGGCTGAAGTTCGGCCGCGTTGCCGCCTGA
- a CDS encoding ABC transporter ATP-binding protein gives MTQQTSPSPGAAPRLVLSNIRKVYPTVVANDGVNLEVAPGEIHAVLGENGAGKSTLMKIIYGVTRPSSGEMQWEGKPVTVDSPAHARELGIGMVFQHFSLFETLTVVENVALALPGKPDLGELAQRIEEVSKRYGLPVDPRRHVHALSVGERQRVEIVRCLLQNPRLLIMDEPTSVLTPQAVRKLFETLRQLAAEGCSILYISHKLDEIKELCHTATVLRGGRVTGHCRPGEETPESMARLMIGKDLPVCEHGAGQASNEVRLRLAGLSHSTPDPFATDLRDIHLDVHAGEIVGIAGVSGNGQQELLRAISGEEPLSEKFPVQILGTEAGRMNPGQRRKLGMCFVPEERLGRGAVPTMSLADNAILTAAKSQHFVSGGFLAFSRARTFAENCIESFSVKCGGAPSPAKSLSGGNLQKFIMGREILQAPKLLVCAQPTWGVDVGAAAFIRQSIIDLRNRGCAVLVISEELDELFEICDRIAVIAKGRLSPLRPTAETSVEDIGVWMSGLWPGSELATETIEQKGELAHAQA, from the coding sequence ATGACCCAGCAGACAAGCCCTTCCCCGGGCGCGGCGCCGCGCCTCGTACTGAGCAACATCCGCAAGGTCTACCCGACCGTGGTCGCCAACGACGGCGTCAATCTCGAAGTCGCACCCGGCGAGATTCATGCCGTTCTCGGCGAGAACGGCGCCGGCAAGTCGACGTTGATGAAGATCATCTACGGCGTCACCCGGCCCAGCTCGGGCGAGATGCAGTGGGAAGGCAAGCCCGTCACCGTCGATAGCCCGGCACATGCGCGCGAACTCGGCATCGGCATGGTGTTCCAGCACTTCTCGCTGTTCGAAACCCTGACCGTGGTCGAGAACGTCGCCCTCGCCCTGCCGGGCAAGCCCGATCTCGGCGAACTCGCGCAACGCATCGAAGAGGTCTCCAAGCGCTACGGCCTGCCGGTCGATCCGCGCCGCCATGTGCATGCCTTGTCGGTAGGCGAGCGTCAGCGGGTGGAGATCGTGCGCTGCCTGCTGCAGAACCCGCGCCTGCTGATCATGGACGAGCCGACCTCGGTGCTCACACCGCAGGCCGTGCGCAAACTGTTCGAGACCCTGCGCCAGCTCGCCGCCGAAGGCTGCTCCATTCTGTACATCAGCCACAAGCTCGACGAAATCAAGGAGCTGTGCCACACCGCCACCGTGCTGCGCGGCGGCCGCGTCACCGGCCACTGCCGCCCGGGCGAGGAAACACCTGAATCGATGGCGCGACTGATGATCGGCAAGGACCTGCCGGTGTGCGAACACGGCGCCGGCCAGGCCAGCAACGAGGTCCGCCTCCGCCTTGCCGGGCTGTCGCATTCGACACCCGACCCCTTCGCCACCGACCTGCGCGACATCCACCTCGACGTCCACGCCGGCGAGATCGTCGGCATTGCCGGCGTATCGGGCAATGGCCAGCAGGAGTTGCTGCGCGCCATCTCGGGCGAGGAACCGCTGTCGGAAAAATTCCCCGTGCAGATCCTCGGCACCGAAGCCGGTCGCATGAACCCCGGCCAGCGGCGCAAGCTTGGCATGTGCTTCGTGCCAGAAGAGCGCCTCGGCCGTGGCGCCGTGCCCACCATGTCGCTCGCCGACAACGCGATCCTGACCGCTGCGAAGTCGCAGCATTTTGTCAGCGGAGGCTTTCTGGCCTTCAGCCGCGCGCGGACCTTTGCCGAGAACTGCATCGAATCATTCAGCGTCAAGTGCGGCGGAGCGCCTTCGCCAGCCAAATCGCTCTCGGGCGGCAACCTGCAGAAATTCATCATGGGCCGCGAAATCCTGCAGGCGCCCAAGCTGCTGGTGTGCGCCCAGCCCACCTGGGGTGTCGATGTCGGCGCAGCCGCCTTCATCCGCCAGTCCATCATCGACCTGCGCAACCGAGGCTGCGCCGTGCTGGTCATCTCCGAGGAGCTGGACGAATTGTTCGAGATCTGCGACCGCATCGCGGTCATCGCCAAGGGCAGGCTGTCGCCGCTGCGCCCGACCGCTGAAACCTCCGTAGAGGATATCGGCGTGTGGATGAGCGGCCTGTGGCCTGGCTCCGAGCTCGCAACCGAAACAATTGAACAGAAAGGGGAGCTCGCTCATGCTCAGGCTTGA
- a CDS encoding sugar 3,4-ketoisomerase, with translation MIELPKIHDQRGNLTFVEGDRHVPFDIKRVYYLYDVPGGSERGGHAHGKLQQFMIAMSGSFDVVLNDGDRERRFHLNRSYNGIYIAPMTWRYLDNFSSGAVCLVLASAYYDEADYYRDYASFESAAQASRT, from the coding sequence ATGATCGAATTACCGAAGATTCACGACCAGCGAGGGAACCTGACATTTGTCGAGGGCGACAGACACGTTCCCTTCGATATCAAACGCGTGTACTACCTCTATGACGTGCCCGGCGGATCGGAGCGCGGCGGTCATGCTCACGGAAAGCTCCAGCAGTTCATGATCGCCATGTCGGGAAGCTTTGACGTCGTGCTCAATGATGGTGATCGCGAGCGTCGCTTCCACCTCAATCGTTCATACAACGGCATCTATATCGCACCGATGACCTGGCGCTATCTGGATAATTTCTCATCGGGCGCCGTCTGTCTGGTGCTCGCCTCAGCGTATTACGACGAAGCCGACTATTACCGCGACTATGCGTCTTTCGAGAGTGCGGCACAGGCATCACGCACATGA